Proteins encoded together in one Micromonospora auratinigra window:
- a CDS encoding ABC transporter permease has product MVDIAERPARTVTRPAAVEVAPPARTGRLLGLGGRVLHRSAALLALAAIWEAAPRAGLVDRVFLPPLSEVLAAWWALLTSGQLAEHVGASLTRSLTGLALAVAGAIPLGLLIGWYRPLADLLGPLLEVFRNTAALALLPVFVLILGLGETSKIALVVYACSWPILLNTIAGVKGVDPLLIRSARSMGLNHLRLFQKVILPAAVPTVFTGVRLAGAYSILVLVAAEMVGAKAGLGYLVNYAQYNFAIPDMYAGIITISAIGLLVNQLLVAGERRFSTWRVDVTA; this is encoded by the coding sequence TTGGTTGACATCGCCGAACGACCCGCGCGCACGGTGACCCGACCGGCGGCGGTCGAGGTCGCGCCGCCCGCCCGCACCGGCCGGTTGCTCGGCCTCGGCGGCCGGGTGCTGCACCGCAGCGCCGCGCTGCTCGCGCTGGCCGCGATCTGGGAGGCCGCGCCCCGCGCCGGGCTGGTCGACCGGGTGTTCCTGCCGCCGCTGTCCGAGGTGCTCGCCGCCTGGTGGGCGCTGCTCACCAGCGGCCAACTCGCCGAGCACGTGGGGGCGAGCCTGACCCGGTCGCTGACCGGCCTCGCCCTCGCGGTCGCCGGGGCCATCCCGCTCGGGCTGCTGATCGGCTGGTACCGGCCGCTGGCCGACCTGCTCGGCCCGCTGCTGGAGGTGTTCCGCAACACCGCCGCGCTGGCCCTGCTGCCGGTCTTCGTGCTGATCCTCGGCCTCGGTGAGACCTCCAAGATCGCGCTGGTGGTCTACGCCTGCTCGTGGCCGATCCTGCTCAACACCATCGCCGGCGTGAAGGGGGTCGACCCGCTGCTGATCCGCTCGGCCCGCTCGATGGGCCTGAACCACCTGCGGCTGTTCCAGAAGGTGATCCTGCCGGCGGCCGTGCCGACCGTCTTCACCGGCGTCCGGCTCGCCGGGGCCTACTCGATCCTGGTGCTGGTCGCCGCCGAGATGGTCGGCGCGAAGGCCGGGCTCGGCTACCTCGTCAACTACGCCCAGTACAACTTCGCCATCCCCGACATGTACGCCGGCATCATCACGATCTCCGCCATCGGCCTGCTGGTCAACCAGCTCCTCGTCGCCGGGGAACGCCGCTTCTCCACCTGGCGCGTCGACGTCACCGCCTGA
- a CDS encoding DUF4236 domain-containing protein, whose protein sequence is MGIVFRKRQKFGPLYLNYTENGFSSWSIKLGRWSWNSRTRAHRVDLPGPLSWKQDKSRA, encoded by the coding sequence ATGGGCATCGTTTTCCGCAAGCGGCAGAAGTTCGGCCCGCTCTACCTGAACTACACCGAGAACGGCTTCTCCTCCTGGAGCATCAAGCTCGGCCGCTGGTCCTGGAACTCCCGGACCCGCGCCCACCGCGTCGACCTGCCGGGCCCGCTCTCCTGGAAGCAGGACAAGTCCCGGGCGTGA
- a CDS encoding LLM class flavin-dependent oxidoreductase: MSRTLHLNAFLMGVGHHEAAWRHPRTDPTRVADVRHFQELARTAERGTLDSVFLADGLAVGPAVRHNIQAVFEPLTLLAALATVTEHVGLIATASTTYNEPFNLARAFASLDHLSGGRAGWNIVTSAQAREAWNFNLDDHPAHADRYRRAAEFVDVAVKLWDSWEDEALVLDAAAGVFADTDRVHPIDHTGDHFRVRGPLNTPRPPQGRPLLVQAGSSADGVAFAGRYAEAVFTAQQTLADAQGFYAALKRATAAAGRDPDGVKVLPGIAPVIGGTEAEARALADELSALIVPEHALAQLSGMTGLDLTGLPLDGPLPDLPDVSAVQSHQSRYQLVVDLARRERLTIRQLITRLGGGRGHRVVAGTPEQIADQIELWFTEGAADGFNVMPPLLPSGLDAFVDHVVPLLRARGLFRHEYTGRTLREHYGLPRPASGYATRELVTA, from the coding sequence ATGTCCCGAACCCTGCACCTCAACGCGTTCCTGATGGGCGTCGGCCACCACGAGGCGGCCTGGCGGCACCCGCGTACCGACCCGACCCGGGTCGCCGACGTCCGGCACTTCCAGGAACTCGCCCGGACCGCCGAGCGCGGCACCCTCGACTCGGTCTTCCTCGCCGACGGCCTCGCCGTCGGACCGGCCGTACGGCACAACATCCAGGCCGTCTTCGAACCGCTCACCCTGCTCGCCGCGCTGGCCACGGTCACCGAGCACGTCGGCCTGATCGCGACGGCCTCCACCACCTACAACGAGCCGTTCAACCTGGCCCGCGCGTTCGCCTCGCTGGACCACCTCAGCGGCGGCCGGGCCGGCTGGAACATCGTCACCTCGGCCCAGGCCCGGGAGGCGTGGAACTTCAACCTCGACGACCACCCGGCGCACGCCGACCGCTACCGGCGGGCCGCCGAGTTCGTCGACGTGGCGGTCAAGCTCTGGGACAGCTGGGAGGACGAGGCGCTGGTCCTGGACGCCGCCGCCGGGGTCTTCGCCGACACCGACCGGGTGCACCCGATCGACCACACCGGCGACCACTTCCGGGTCCGTGGCCCGCTCAACACCCCGCGCCCGCCGCAGGGCCGGCCGCTACTGGTGCAGGCCGGCTCGTCCGCCGACGGGGTCGCCTTCGCCGGCCGGTACGCCGAGGCCGTCTTCACCGCCCAGCAGACCCTCGCCGACGCGCAGGGCTTCTACGCCGCGCTGAAGCGGGCCACCGCCGCCGCCGGCCGCGACCCCGACGGCGTCAAGGTGCTGCCCGGCATCGCCCCGGTCATCGGCGGTACGGAGGCCGAGGCGCGGGCGCTGGCCGACGAGCTGTCGGCGCTGATCGTCCCCGAGCACGCCCTCGCCCAGCTCTCCGGCATGACCGGTCTCGACCTGACCGGGCTGCCGCTGGACGGGCCGCTGCCCGACCTGCCCGACGTCAGCGCCGTCCAGTCGCACCAGAGCCGCTACCAGCTCGTGGTCGACCTGGCCCGACGCGAGCGGTTGACCATCCGTCAGCTCATCACCCGGCTCGGCGGCGGACGCGGGCACCGGGTGGTCGCCGGCACCCCGGAACAGATCGCCGACCAGATCGAACTCTGGTTCACCGAGGGCGCCGCAGACGGCTTCAACGTGATGCCGCCACTGCTCCCCTCCGGCCTGGACGCGTTCGTCGACCACGTGGTGCCGCTGCTGCGCGCCCGGGGCCTGTTCCGGCACGAGTACACCGGCCGCACCCTGCGCGAGCACTACGGCCTGCCCCGCCCGGCCAGCGGCTACGCCACTCGCGAGCTGGTGACCGCGTGA
- a CDS encoding potassium channel family protein has protein sequence MVDESFRRERRRAAAGVALLLLAYFVVPVEPDPNGVRLALRSLGTLLLVVVVAFLVTGQVRRQLRVEQPTGDAEVRALIRLAVALIAGLLVFALADFVVARTRPAEFANLATRIDALYFALTTLTTVGYGDVHAQGQIARVLVCVQMIFSIGVVATGASIVVKQMTQRPRPGRG, from the coding sequence ATGGTCGACGAGAGCTTCCGACGCGAGCGGCGACGCGCCGCCGCCGGCGTCGCGCTGCTGCTGCTCGCCTACTTCGTGGTCCCGGTCGAGCCGGATCCGAACGGCGTCCGGCTGGCCCTGCGCTCACTCGGCACCCTGCTGTTGGTGGTCGTGGTGGCGTTCCTCGTCACCGGCCAGGTACGCCGGCAGCTCAGGGTCGAGCAGCCGACCGGCGACGCGGAGGTGCGCGCGCTGATCCGGCTCGCCGTCGCCCTGATCGCCGGCCTGCTGGTCTTCGCCCTCGCCGACTTCGTGGTGGCCCGCACCCGCCCGGCCGAGTTCGCCAACCTGGCGACCCGGATCGACGCGCTCTACTTCGCGCTGACCACGCTCACCACCGTCGGGTACGGCGACGTGCACGCCCAGGGGCAGATCGCCCGGGTGCTGGTCTGCGTACAGATGATCTTCAGCATCGGGGTGGTCGCCACCGGGGCGTCCATCGTGGTCAAGCAGATGACCCAGCGTCCCCGCCCGGGACGGGGCTGA
- a CDS encoding ABC transporter ATP-binding protein, which translates to MSTDKILFDRVTKVFPGRRGSGGAVTALDDLTLGVRPGEFLVVVGPSGCGKSTLLDLLGGLATPTSGQVLVDGRPVTGPGLDRGIVFQQYALLPWRTAAGNVAFGLEAKGVPRAERADLIAYHLDLVGLTGFAERYPHELSGGMKQRVAIARSLAYDPDVLLMDEPFAALDAQTRDSLQDELVRIWQATGKTIVFITHGIDEAVHLGGRVAVMTSRPGRIKQVIDIELGDRDAVEDVRSSDAFRHHRHQIWTLLRDEVLAAQATGRPAPTGSRTTRAGGDGGRTPGRTGTGARRAAPAAARTEEARVG; encoded by the coding sequence ATGAGCACCGACAAGATCCTCTTCGACCGGGTGACGAAGGTCTTCCCGGGCCGGCGTGGCAGCGGCGGCGCGGTCACCGCCCTCGACGACCTCACCCTCGGGGTACGCCCCGGCGAGTTCCTGGTCGTCGTCGGCCCCAGCGGCTGCGGCAAGTCCACCCTGCTCGACCTGCTCGGCGGCCTCGCCACCCCGACCTCCGGACAGGTGCTCGTCGACGGCCGCCCGGTCACCGGTCCCGGCCTCGACCGGGGCATCGTCTTCCAGCAGTACGCGCTGCTGCCCTGGCGCACCGCCGCCGGCAACGTCGCGTTCGGACTGGAGGCCAAGGGCGTGCCCCGCGCCGAGCGGGCCGACCTGATCGCGTACCACCTCGACCTGGTCGGGCTGACCGGGTTCGCCGAGCGCTACCCGCACGAACTCTCCGGCGGCATGAAGCAGCGGGTCGCCATCGCCCGCAGCCTCGCGTACGACCCGGACGTGCTGCTGATGGACGAGCCGTTCGCGGCGCTCGACGCGCAGACCCGCGACTCGCTCCAGGACGAGCTGGTCCGGATCTGGCAGGCCACCGGCAAGACCATCGTGTTCATCACGCACGGCATCGACGAGGCCGTGCACCTCGGCGGCCGGGTCGCGGTGATGACGTCGCGGCCGGGGCGGATCAAGCAGGTCATCGACATCGAGCTGGGCGACCGGGACGCCGTCGAGGACGTCCGCTCCTCGGACGCCTTCCGGCACCACCGGCACCAGATCTGGACCCTGCTGCGCGACGAGGTGCTGGCCGCCCAGGCCACCGGCCGACCCGCCCCGACGGGCAGCCGCACCACCCGGGCCGGAGGCGACGGTGGTCGTACCCCCGGCCGGACCGGAACCGGCGCGCGGCGCGCGGCGCCGGCGGCGGCCCGCACCGAGGAGGCCCGCGTTGGTTGA
- a CDS encoding VOC family protein → MGIHRLNHAVLYVRDLERSVAFYRDVLGFRPVPMTPDGFRGAAFLQAADSTNDHDLGLFEIGAAAGPSPAGRATVGLYHLAWELDTLDELAATAERLAAAGALVGTSDHGTTKSLYGRDPDGLEFEIVWIVPADLLDDAALAARKRIGRLDLDRERQRYGGQTRGGVGISVPA, encoded by the coding sequence ATGGGAATCCACCGCCTCAACCACGCCGTGCTCTACGTCCGTGACCTGGAGCGCAGCGTCGCCTTCTACCGCGACGTGCTCGGCTTCCGCCCGGTGCCGATGACCCCGGACGGGTTCCGGGGGGCGGCCTTCCTCCAGGCGGCCGACTCGACCAACGACCACGACCTGGGCCTGTTCGAGATCGGTGCCGCCGCCGGCCCGTCCCCGGCCGGCCGGGCCACCGTCGGCCTCTACCACCTGGCCTGGGAGCTGGACACCCTGGACGAGCTGGCCGCCACCGCCGAGCGGCTGGCCGCCGCCGGGGCGCTGGTCGGCACCTCCGACCACGGCACCACCAAGAGCCTCTACGGCCGGGACCCGGACGGCCTGGAGTTCGAGATCGTCTGGATCGTCCCGGCCGACCTGCTCGACGACGCCGCCCTGGCCGCCCGCAAGCGGATCGGCCGGCTCGACCTCGACCGGGAGCGGCAGCGCTACGGCGGCCAGACCCGCGGCGGCGTCGGAATCTCCGTCCCGGCCTGA
- a CDS encoding ABC transporter substrate-binding protein: MASSRHPLRRTLAAAVAVLALTAAAGCGTDAAAGGKQTTELRYQGSVGQVTLPELAADLGYLGDVKLNWIGNVTGGPADIQATATGQSDFGGAFNGAIVKLKVAHAPITAVVSYYGSDAQTFQGYYVLRDSPIRGPRDLIGRKVGMNTLGAHAEAVLKTWLVRSGLTPAEIATVQLVALPPVNTEQSLRAKQIDVAVLGGVIRDKAVANGGIRTVFTDYELLGAFSAGSYVFRDDFIKRNPDTVKAFVTGVGKAIEWARTQPRETVVTRLKSIIAKRGRNEDTTLVGYWKSTGVAERGGVITDREFATWIDWLADAGELKGAKPKPADLYTNKFNEFAAAGGGA, encoded by the coding sequence ATGGCCTCATCCCGTCATCCCCTTCGGCGTACCCTCGCCGCCGCCGTCGCCGTGCTCGCCCTCACCGCCGCCGCCGGCTGCGGCACCGACGCCGCCGCCGGCGGCAAGCAGACCACCGAACTGCGCTACCAGGGCTCGGTCGGCCAGGTGACGCTGCCCGAACTCGCCGCCGACCTGGGCTACCTCGGCGACGTCAAACTCAACTGGATCGGCAACGTCACCGGCGGTCCCGCCGACATCCAGGCCACCGCCACCGGGCAGAGCGACTTCGGCGGCGCGTTCAACGGCGCGATCGTCAAGCTCAAGGTCGCCCACGCGCCGATCACCGCCGTGGTCAGCTACTACGGCTCCGACGCGCAGACCTTCCAGGGCTACTACGTGCTGCGGGACAGCCCGATCCGTGGCCCGCGCGACCTGATCGGCCGCAAGGTCGGCATGAACACCCTCGGCGCGCACGCCGAGGCGGTGCTCAAGACCTGGCTGGTCCGCAGCGGCCTCACCCCGGCCGAGATCGCCACGGTGCAACTGGTCGCGCTGCCGCCGGTCAACACCGAACAATCGCTGCGGGCCAAGCAGATCGACGTGGCCGTGCTGGGTGGCGTCATCCGCGACAAGGCCGTCGCCAACGGCGGCATCCGGACCGTCTTCACCGACTACGAGCTGCTCGGCGCGTTCAGTGCCGGCAGCTACGTCTTCCGTGACGACTTCATCAAGCGCAACCCGGACACCGTCAAGGCCTTCGTCACCGGGGTCGGCAAGGCCATCGAGTGGGCCCGTACCCAGCCCCGGGAGACCGTTGTCACCCGGCTGAAGTCGATCATCGCCAAGCGCGGCCGCAACGAGGACACCACCCTGGTCGGCTACTGGAAGTCCACCGGCGTGGCCGAGCGCGGCGGCGTGATCACCGACCGGGAGTTCGCCACCTGGATCGACTGGCTGGCCGACGCCGGTGAGCTGAAGGGCGCGAAGCCGAAACCGGCCGACCTCTACACCAACAAGTTCAACGAGTTCGCTGCCGCCGGCGGTGGCGCATGA